GTTAAATATAGGTGGATTATCTATCTTTTTTGTATCGAGTTTTTTTGAATTTCAATGGTTGGAATTGGAGTGTTTCACATAGAAATTCCTTTGTTGCAATGAAAATGTATCTCATtgaattcatatatttttaatgcCCAGGCTGACTAAGCTAGCAGCATAGCAAGAAAAGGTAACAGTACTAATTAGGAGAAACTTTACCACTCTTAAAGAGATACAAAATTTTTCTAATGTAAAATTGGGTAAAGGTGCCAATTTTTACTATACAAGATGTACTTTCTAATACATGGTCAAATTACTAACTAGTTAAACTATGTTTGAAACACTGGAAAAATTACTActtccctccattttatattataagttgttttaactttttttaagttgaatgtcttttaatttgatcaagtttataaaaaaacatattaccaaaatatattcaatgttagatttaaggaaactaatttgatgtttgagatgttactaaatttttaaatttgataaaTCAAAacacttataatatgaaacggagaaccGGAGAGATAGTTCCTacggattgatttttttttttgacaattccAAGAAAACCCCTATGAAATTCATGGGTTCCAAAATCTCTTGAACCAATTGTGAatagagcttttttttttagaactgtcAATTAACAGAGCTAATGGCATTATCAGATCACAGAGTAATATCATAGTCTGTGTAAATTCAAGATCTTAATCCATATTGATTTGAAGTAGCAAATGCAAGGAacaaagaggagaagaaaaaaaaaatggttggcTGCTGCAATAGTGGGATCACCACCCAAAACCATCTCTTTCCAAAGCGAAGCCGACCACCGCCATCatggccacctccacctccaccacctccacccatggccatggccatctCCTCCCttcgactcctcctcctcccccctccaaCCTCCTCATCATGACATGCCGCAGCCACAatgcaccaccaccgccaccacctttCCCGCCTCCATTTTaccaccaccccctcctcctcctcgcaccacctccaccacctccgccaccgccatggccgccgccgccgtccatgtcCTGCTTTTGCTGCTGCCTCTCGCTACCATCACAtccgcgtcgtcggcgccgctccCGCTGCTCGCGCTGCTGTCGCTGAGGTCGTCGCTGGGCGACCCCGCCGGCGCGCTGCGGTCGTGGAcgtacgccgcggcggcgtccgcgggCGCCACCAGGTCGCTGGCGCCGCCGTGGTGCGCGTGGCCCGGGGTGGCGTGCGACGCGGCAACCGGGGAGGTCGTCGGGGTCGACCTGTCGCGGCGGAACCTGTCCGGCACCGTGTCGCCCACCGCCGCGAGGCTGCTGTCCCCGACGCTGACGTCGCTGAACCTCAGCGGGAacgcgttcgccggcgagctcccgccGGCGGTGCTCCTGCTCCGGCGGCTCGTGGCGCTTGATGTTAGCCATAACTTCTTCAACTCCACGTTCCCCGACGGCATCGCCAAGCTCGGCTCGCTTGCGTTCCTTGACGCCTTCAGCAACTGCTTCGTCGGGGAGCTCCCCCGTGGCATCGGCGAGCTCCGGAGGCTCGAGCACCTCAACCTCGGTGGCAGCTTCTTCAACGGGAGCATCCCCGGCGAGGTCGggcagctgcggcggctgcggttTCTGCACCTCGCCGGGAACGCTCTCTCCGGGCGGCTGCCGAGGGAGCTCGGCGAGCTCAcgtcggtcgaacaccttgagATTGGGTACAATGCGTACGACGGCGGGATACCGCCGGAGTTCGGGAAGATGGCACAGCTCCGGTACctcgacatcgccgccgccaacgtgtccgggccgctgccgccggagctcggcgagCTCACGCGGCTTGAATCTCTGTTCCTGTTCAAGAACAGGATCGCCGGCGCAATCCCGCCGCGGTGGTCTCGCCTCCGAGCGCTCCAGGTTCTCGACGTCTCGGAcaaccacctcgccggcgcgaTCCCGGCCGGCCTCGGCGAGCTCACCAACCTCACGACGCTGAACCTCATGAGCAACTCCCTCTCCGGCACGATCCCGGCGGCGATCGGCGCGCTGCCGAGCCTCGAGGTGCTCCAGCTATGGAACAACTCGCTCGCCGGGAGGCTGCCGGAGTCGCTCGGCGCGAGCCGGCGGCTTGTCCGGCTCGACGTGTCGACGAACTCCCTCTCCGGCCCGATTCCTCCCGGTGTCTGCGCCGGCAACCGCCTCGCCCGCCTCATCCTCTTCGACAACCGGTTCGACTCCGCGATTCCGGCGAGCCTCGCCGACTGCTCGTCGCTGTGGCGCGTCCGGCTCGAGGCGAACCGGCTCTCCGGCGAGATTCCGGCGGGGTTCGGCGCGATACGGAATCTGACGTACATGGACTTGAGCTCCAACtcgctcaccggcggcggcattcCGGCCGACCTGGTCGCTTCTCCCAGCCTTGAGTACTTCAACGTCTCCGGCAACCTGGTCGGCGGCGCGCTGCCGGACATGGCGTGGCGGGGGCCGAAGCTGCAGGTGTTCGCGGCGAGCAGATGCGGTCTGGTCGGCGAGCTCCCGGCGTTCGGCGCCACCGGGTGCGCGAACCTGTACCGGCTAGAGTTGGCCGGGAACGCGCTGGGCGGCGGGATCCCCGGCGACATTGGCAGCTGCAAGCGGCTGGTGAGCTTGAGGCTGCAGCACAACGAGCTCACCGGAGAGATACCGGCGGCGATCGCCGCGCTGCCGTCGATCACCGAGGTCGACCTGTCCTGGAACGCGCTCACCGGCACCGTCCCGCCGGGGTTCACCAACTGCACGACGCTGGAGACGTTCGACGTGTCGTTCAACCACCTGGCGCCGGCCGAGCCGTCGTCAGACGCCGGCGAACGCGGCAGCCCCGCGCGGCACACGGCGGCGATGTGGGTGtccgccgtggcggtggcgttCGCCGGCATGGTGGTGCTCGCGGGCACCGCGCGCTGGCTGCAGTGGCGTGGCGGcgacgacacggcggcggcagacGCGCTCGgtcccggcggcgcgcgccgccccgacctcgtcgtcgGGCCGTGGCGGATGACCGCGTTCCAGAGGCTGAGCTTCACCGCCGACGACGTGGCGAGGTGCGTCGAGGGGAGCGACGGCATCGTCGGCGCCGGGTCGTCGGGGACGGTGTACCGCGCCAAGATGCCCAATGGCGAGGTCATCGCCGTGAAGAAGCTGTggcaggcgccggcggcgcagaAGGAGGCAGCCGCACCGACGGAGCAGAACCAGAAGCTCCGGCaagacagcgacggcggcggcggcggcaagaggaCGGTGGGCGAGGTGGAGGTGCtcggccacctccgccaccgcaaCATCGTCCGGCTGCTGGGGTGGTGCACCAACGGCGAGTCCACGATGCTGCTCTACGAGTACATGCCCAACGGCAGCCTCGACGAGctcctccacggcgccgccgccaaggcgcGGCCGGGCTGGGACGCCCGGTACAAgatcgccgtcggcgtcgcgcaGGGCGTCAGCTACCTCCACC
The Oryza glaberrima chromosome 8, OglaRS2, whole genome shotgun sequence DNA segment above includes these coding regions:
- the LOC127782876 gene encoding leucine-rich repeat receptor-like protein kinase TDR, whose protein sequence is MPQPQCTTTATTFPASILPPPPPPPRTTSTTSATAMAAAAVHVLLLLLPLATITSASSAPLPLLALLSLRSSLGDPAGALRSWTYAAAASAGATRSLAPPWCAWPGVACDAATGEVVGVDLSRRNLSGTVSPTAARLLSPTLTSLNLSGNAFAGELPPAVLLLRRLVALDVSHNFFNSTFPDGIAKLGSLAFLDAFSNCFVGELPRGIGELRRLEHLNLGGSFFNGSIPGEVGQLRRLRFLHLAGNALSGRLPRELGELTSVEHLEIGYNAYDGGIPPEFGKMAQLRYLDIAAANVSGPLPPELGELTRLESLFLFKNRIAGAIPPRWSRLRALQVLDVSDNHLAGAIPAGLGELTNLTTLNLMSNSLSGTIPAAIGALPSLEVLQLWNNSLAGRLPESLGASRRLVRLDVSTNSLSGPIPPGVCAGNRLARLILFDNRFDSAIPASLADCSSLWRVRLEANRLSGEIPAGFGAIRNLTYMDLSSNSLTGGGIPADLVASPSLEYFNVSGNLVGGALPDMAWRGPKLQVFAASRCGLVGELPAFGATGCANLYRLELAGNALGGGIPGDIGSCKRLVSLRLQHNELTGEIPAAIAALPSITEVDLSWNALTGTVPPGFTNCTTLETFDVSFNHLAPAEPSSDAGERGSPARHTAAMWVSAVAVAFAGMVVLAGTARWLQWRGGDDTAAADALGPGGARRPDLVVGPWRMTAFQRLSFTADDVARCVEGSDGIVGAGSSGTVYRAKMPNGEVIAVKKLWQAPAAQKEAAAPTEQNQKLRQDSDGGGGGKRTVGEVEVLGHLRHRNIVRLLGWCTNGESTMLLYEYMPNGSLDELLHGAAAKARPGWDARYKIAVGVAQGVSYLHHDCLPAIAHRDIKPSNILLDDDMEARVADFGVAKALQSAPMSVVAGSCGYIAPEYTYTLKVNEKSDVYSYGVVLLEILTGRRSVEAEYGEGNNIVDWVRRKVAGGGVGDVIDAAAWADNDVGGTRDEMALALRVALLCTSRCPQERPSMREALSMLQEARPERKNSAKKQVK